A part of Brassica rapa cultivar Chiifu-401-42 chromosome A05, CAAS_Brap_v3.01, whole genome shotgun sequence genomic DNA contains:
- the LOC103869879 gene encoding probable polygalacturonase At3g15720 isoform X2, translating into MKKTSILIFSVFILQIFTYSKALDVTQYGAVGDGVTDDSQAFLKAWEDVCSGAGDGQLIIPAGMAFMLQPLKFEGSCKSTPIVVQILGNLVASSRGKWKGDKDQWILFSDIEGLVVEGNGEINGQGSSWWEHKGSSRPTALKFKSCNNLRLSGLTHVDSAMAHIHINGCNDVTISNLRINAPESSPNTDGIDVAVSSNVIIQDCVIATGDDCIAINSGTANIRISGIDCGPGHGISIGSLGKDGEIASVEDVCVQNCNFRGTMNGARIKTWPGGSGYARRITFNGITLDNVENPIIIDQHYNNGDSDKSTDDKSSAVEVSKVVYSNFVGTSRSEYGVNFRCSTRVPCTEIFLKDVKIETASSGMGQVAQGQCLNVRGGVSTLAVPGLECLALSTDMLSWGTMPEQACMLPQQSVQPNTRPLQDPLWVYGSRGERLGVYRVVLTSLISFGFSYVLG; encoded by the exons ATG AAGAAGACTTCGATCTTGATTTTCTCAGTGTTCATCCTCCAGATCTTCACATATTCGAAAGCTTTGGATGTTACTCAATATGGAGCTGTTGGAGATGGAGTTACAGACGATTCTCAG GCGTTCTTGAAAGCCTGGGAAGATGTCTGTAGCGGGGCAGGAGATGGGCAGCTTATCATTCCGGCAGGAATGGCATTTATGTTGCAGCCCTTGAAGTTTGAGGGTTCTTGCAAATCGACCCCTATTGTTGTTCAG ATTTTGGGCAATCTTGTTGCATCAAGTAGAGGAAAATGGAAAGGAGACAAAGATCAATGGATTCTCTTCTCAGACATAGAAGGGCTTGTGGTTGAAGGTAACGGCGAAATAAACGGCCAGGGTTCGAGCTGGTGGGAACACAAAGGCAGTTCTAGACCAACC GCATTGAAGTTCAAGAGCTGCAACAATCTTAGACTTAGTGGCTTAACTCACGTAGATAGTGCGATGGCACACATTCACATAAACGGTTGCAACGATGTAACCATCTCAAATCTCCGGATAAATGCACCTGAATCAAGTCCTAACACCGATGGCATCGATGTAGCGGTTTCATCTAACGTTATCATCCAGGATTGCGTAATCGCCACTG GTGACGATTGCATTGCGATTAACTCGGGGACGGCTAACATCAGAATATCTGGTATAGATTGCGGACCAGGCCATGGAATAAG CATAGGAAGCTTAGGAAAAGATGGAGAGATAGCTTCAGTGGAGGATGTATGTGTCCAAAACTGTAACTTTAGAGGAACTATGAATGGAGCTAGGATCAAAACCTGGCCG GGAGGATCTGGGTACGCAAGAAGGATTACTTTCAATGGAATTACTCTAGATAATGTCGAGAATCCTATCATAATCGATCAGCATTACAACAATGGAGATTCTGATAAGTCCACAGATGATAAG TCCTCGGCGGTGGAAGTGAGCAAAGTTGTGTATAGTAACTTCGTGGGGACGTCCAGATCAGAGTACGGTGTTAACTTTAGGTGCAGCACGAGAGTACCATGCACAGAGATTTTTCTGAAAGATGTGAAAATAGAAACGGCATCGTCAGGAATGGGACAAGTAGCGCAAGGACAGTGTTTAAACGTGAGAGGTGGTGTGTCTACACTTGCGGTACCAGGTTTAGAGTGTTTAGCACTTTCTACAGATATGTTGTCATGGGGGACAATGCCGGAACAAGCTTGTATGTTGCCGCAGCAATCAGTGCAACCGAACACACGACCGTTGCAAGATCCATTATGGGTTTATGGAAGCAGAGGAGAACGATTAGGAGTATATAGGGTCGTGTTAACTTCATTAATCTCTTTTGGTTTTAGTTATGTTTTAGGTTAG
- the LOC103869879 gene encoding probable polygalacturonase At3g15720 isoform X1: MRLKKKTSILIFSVFILQIFTYSKALDVTQYGAVGDGVTDDSQAFLKAWEDVCSGAGDGQLIIPAGMAFMLQPLKFEGSCKSTPIVVQILGNLVASSRGKWKGDKDQWILFSDIEGLVVEGNGEINGQGSSWWEHKGSSRPTALKFKSCNNLRLSGLTHVDSAMAHIHINGCNDVTISNLRINAPESSPNTDGIDVAVSSNVIIQDCVIATGDDCIAINSGTANIRISGIDCGPGHGISIGSLGKDGEIASVEDVCVQNCNFRGTMNGARIKTWPGGSGYARRITFNGITLDNVENPIIIDQHYNNGDSDKSTDDKSSAVEVSKVVYSNFVGTSRSEYGVNFRCSTRVPCTEIFLKDVKIETASSGMGQVAQGQCLNVRGGVSTLAVPGLECLALSTDMLSWGTMPEQACMLPQQSVQPNTRPLQDPLWVYGSRGERLGVYRVVLTSLISFGFSYVLG, encoded by the exons ATGCGCTTAAAG AAGAAGACTTCGATCTTGATTTTCTCAGTGTTCATCCTCCAGATCTTCACATATTCGAAAGCTTTGGATGTTACTCAATATGGAGCTGTTGGAGATGGAGTTACAGACGATTCTCAG GCGTTCTTGAAAGCCTGGGAAGATGTCTGTAGCGGGGCAGGAGATGGGCAGCTTATCATTCCGGCAGGAATGGCATTTATGTTGCAGCCCTTGAAGTTTGAGGGTTCTTGCAAATCGACCCCTATTGTTGTTCAG ATTTTGGGCAATCTTGTTGCATCAAGTAGAGGAAAATGGAAAGGAGACAAAGATCAATGGATTCTCTTCTCAGACATAGAAGGGCTTGTGGTTGAAGGTAACGGCGAAATAAACGGCCAGGGTTCGAGCTGGTGGGAACACAAAGGCAGTTCTAGACCAACC GCATTGAAGTTCAAGAGCTGCAACAATCTTAGACTTAGTGGCTTAACTCACGTAGATAGTGCGATGGCACACATTCACATAAACGGTTGCAACGATGTAACCATCTCAAATCTCCGGATAAATGCACCTGAATCAAGTCCTAACACCGATGGCATCGATGTAGCGGTTTCATCTAACGTTATCATCCAGGATTGCGTAATCGCCACTG GTGACGATTGCATTGCGATTAACTCGGGGACGGCTAACATCAGAATATCTGGTATAGATTGCGGACCAGGCCATGGAATAAG CATAGGAAGCTTAGGAAAAGATGGAGAGATAGCTTCAGTGGAGGATGTATGTGTCCAAAACTGTAACTTTAGAGGAACTATGAATGGAGCTAGGATCAAAACCTGGCCG GGAGGATCTGGGTACGCAAGAAGGATTACTTTCAATGGAATTACTCTAGATAATGTCGAGAATCCTATCATAATCGATCAGCATTACAACAATGGAGATTCTGATAAGTCCACAGATGATAAG TCCTCGGCGGTGGAAGTGAGCAAAGTTGTGTATAGTAACTTCGTGGGGACGTCCAGATCAGAGTACGGTGTTAACTTTAGGTGCAGCACGAGAGTACCATGCACAGAGATTTTTCTGAAAGATGTGAAAATAGAAACGGCATCGTCAGGAATGGGACAAGTAGCGCAAGGACAGTGTTTAAACGTGAGAGGTGGTGTGTCTACACTTGCGGTACCAGGTTTAGAGTGTTTAGCACTTTCTACAGATATGTTGTCATGGGGGACAATGCCGGAACAAGCTTGTATGTTGCCGCAGCAATCAGTGCAACCGAACACACGACCGTTGCAAGATCCATTATGGGTTTATGGAAGCAGAGGAGAACGATTAGGAGTATATAGGGTCGTGTTAACTTCATTAATCTCTTTTGGTTTTAGTTATGTTTTAGGTTAG
- the LOC103869875 gene encoding uncharacterized protein LOC103869875 encodes MSSMLGCSSGTVAIATAMVFSSTALFLAMARQFHGKIHDQTPPPILRSCLSSEETKKQRKKKRVRFAGNVKDTKGNGKEYRKRELSRRTVPEPVTKPGKTGSVCGISTMPANRMALYHGILRDRDHRTQCSY; translated from the exons ATGTCTTCCATGTTGGGTTGTTCTAGTGGCACCGTAGCGATCGCAACCGCCATGGTTTTCTCAAGCACTGCTCTGTTTCTCGCGATGGCTCGACAGTTCCATGGGAAGATTCATGATCAAACTCCACCACCGATACTCCGTTCATGTCTATCTTCAG AGGAAACGAAgaagcagaggaagaagaagagagttcgCTTCGCGGGGAATGTGAAAGATACGAAAGGGAACGGGAAAGAGTACCGGAAGAGGGAATTGAGCAGGAGAACCGTACCGGAGCCAGTGACTAAACCGGGGAAGACCGGTTCAGTTTGTGGAATATCAACGATGCCAGCGAACCGGATGGCTCTGTATCATGGGATTCTCAGAGACAGAGATCACAGGACTCAATGCTCTTATTGA
- the LOC103870144 gene encoding F-box/kelch-repeat protein At3g16740-like isoform X1: MGPLEEPNVGPVSFQGAFLPAGDFSKQPCLKMNNLSKDLLEDILSRVPKTSLRKLLSTYKKWNTLSKDETFTKKHLAQSPPRTSKGEILAIVLINCSLRLMSVNLNDFDHPSIKLTGTLISLNSSDKLGITQVYHCEGLLLCVTEDYTRLVLWNPYTGEARWICVDHSKYAHALGFEEGNSCRAYKVLRFAHRVHEIYYVSSDSWRVLDVTPDWKMEVDGESNSNNYGVSLKGNVYWFAQDKEAGGNVPGFLLCFDFTTERFAPRLPLPFESYFEDEVTLSSVGEEQLAVLFQNLHTYEMEVWVTTKIEPDGVSWSKFLAVATHLVSVL, encoded by the coding sequence ATGGGCCCACTTGAAGAGCCCAATGTTGGCCCAGTGTCATTTCAAGGTGCTTTCTTGCCGGCAGGAGACTTTTCGAAGCAACCTTGTCTGAAAATGAACAATCTTTCAAAGGACTTGTTGGAGGATATCCTCTCTAGGGTTCCGAAGACATCTCTGAGAAAACTCCTATCTACTTACAAAAAGTGGAACACTTTATCCAAAGATGAGACCTTTACAAAGAAGCACCTTGCTCAATCACCACCAAGAACAAGTAAAGGTGAGATTTTGGCGATCGTATTGATTAACTGCAGTCTTCGTTTGATGAGCGTCAATCTCAATGACTTCGATCATCCATCTATAAAGCTTACAGGTACTCTCATTAGCCTGAACAGTTCAGATAAACTCGGTATCACTCAGGTATATCACTGCGAGGGTTTACTGTTATGCGTCACTGAAGACTACACAAGGCTCGTGCTTTGGAACCCTTATACAGGGGAAGCTCGGTGGATATGCGTTGATCATAGTAAGTATGCTCATGCTCTCGGATTCGAAGAGGGCAACTCGTGCCGTGCGTATAAAGTCTTGAGATTTGCTCATCGTGTGCATGAGATATACTATGTAAGCTCTGATTCTTGGAGGGTTCTTGATGTCACTCCAGACTGGAAGATGGAAGTGGACGGTGAGTCTAATTCTAATAACTATGGCGTGTCTCTGAAGGGAAACGTGTACTGGTTCGCTCAAGACAAGGAAGCAGGAGGAAACGTTCCCGGTTTTTTACTCTGTTTTGATTTCACAACAGAGAGGTTTGCTCCGCGTTTGCCTCTGCCGTTTGAGTCTTACTTTGAAGATGAGGTGACTCTATCTAGTGTTGGAGAAGAGCAGCTTGCTGTGTTGTTTCAGAACTTGCATACGTATGAGATGGAGGTATGGGTTACGACCAAGATTGAGCCTGATGGGGTGTCTTGGAGCAAGTTCTTGGCGGTCGCCACTCACTTGGTTTCAGTTCTTTAG
- the LOC103869880 gene encoding probable polygalacturonase At3g15720 isoform X1, whose protein sequence is MFLENRKLSHYIYDLNVHICTHLSIPFHIRILAVTVGKYPLNMTKAWFLNFSVFILKIFAYSKALDVTQYGAFGDGVTDDSQAFLKAWEAVCSGTGDGQLIVPAGMSFMLQPLKFQGSCKPTPIAVQILGTLVASSRGEWKGDKNQWILFSDIEGLVVDGNGKINGQGSSWWQHKGSRPTGLKFKNCNNLRLRGLTHVDSAMAHIHINGCNDVTISNLRINAPESSPNTDGIDIAASSNVVIQDCVIATGDDCIAINSGTANIRISGIDCGPGHGISIGSLGKDEGVASVEDICVQNCNFRGTMNGARIKTWPGGSGYARRITFNGITLDNVENPIIIDQHYKHEDSDKSTDDKSSAVEVSKVVYSNFVGTSKSEYGVNFRCSERAPCTEIFMKDVKIKTASSGMGQVAQGQCLNVRGGVTTLAVPGLECLALSTDWGTLPEQACMLPQQSGQPDTRPSQDPLWVIWVYGSGGKHLGVYSVVLTSLINLFWF, encoded by the exons atGTTCTTAGAAAATAGAAAACTTTctcattatatatatgatttaaatgtaCATATATGTACCCACTTATCCATTCCATTTCATATACGTATATTGGCTGTTACTGTCGGGAAATATCCGCTTAACATG ACGAAGGCTTGGTTCTTAAACTTTTCAGTGTTCATTCTCAAGATCTTCGCATATTCGAAAGCTTTGGATGTTACTCAATATGGAGCTTTTGGAGATGGAGTTACAGACGATTCTCAG GCGTTCTTGAAAGCCTGGGAAGCTGTTTGTAGCGGGACCGGAGATGGGCAGCTTATCGTTCCGGCAGGAATGTCATTTATGTTACAGCCCTTGAAGTTTCAAGGTTCTTGCAAACCGACCCCTATTGCTGTTCAG ATCTTGGGCACTCTCGTTGCATCGAGTAGAGGGGAATGGAAAGGAGACAAAAACCAATGGATTCTCTTCTCAGACATAGAAGGGCTTGTGGTTGATGGTAACGGCAAAATAAACGGCCAGGGTTCGAGCTGGTGGCAACACAAAGGTTCTAGACCAACC GGATTGAAGTTCAAGAACTGCAACAATCTTAGACTTCGTGGCTTAACTCACGTAGATAGTGCGATGGCACACATTCACATAAACGGTTGCAACGATGTAACCATCTCAAATCTCCGGATAAATGCACCAGAATCAAGTCCTAACACCGATGGCATCGATATAGCCGCTTCATCCAATGTTGTCATCCAAGACTGCGTAATCGCCACTG GTGACGATTGCATTGCTATAAACTCGGGGACGGCTAACATCAGAATCTCCGGTATAGATTGCGGACCAGGCCATGGAATAAG CATAGGAAGCTTAGGAAAAGATGAAGGGGTAGCTTCAGTGGAGGATATATGTGTCCAAAACTGTAACTTTAGAGGAACTATGAATGGAGCTAGGATCAAAACCTGGCCG GGAGGATCTGGATACGCAAGAAGGATTACTTTCAATGGAATTACTCTAGATAATGTCGAGAATCCAATCATTATCGATCAGCATTACAAACATGAAGATTCTGATAAATCCACTGATGATAAG TCCTCGGCGGTGGAAGTGAGCAAAGTTGTGTATAGTAACTTCGTGGGGACGTCCAAATCAGAGTACGGTGTTAACTTTAGGTGCAGCGAGAGAGCACCATGCACAGAGATATTTATGAAAGATGTGAAAATAAAAACGGCATCATCAGGAATGGGACAAGTAGCGCAAGGACAGTGTTTAAACGTGAGAGGCGGTGTGACAACACTTGCGGTACCAGGTTTGGAGTGTTTAGCACTTTCCACAGATTGGGGGACACTGCCGGAACAAGCTTGTATGTTGCCGCAGCAATCAGGGCAGCCAGATACACGACCGTCGCAAGATCCGTTATGGGTAATATGGGTTTATGGAAGCGGAGGAAAACATTTAGGAGTATATAGTGTCGTATTAACTTCATTAATTAATCTCTTTTggttttaa
- the LOC103869874 gene encoding uncharacterized protein LOC103869874: protein MATALFNTTRSSNLYHHHSVLPPFSQRFHLHRQNFFFLATPRCLRRLAVVGGPPSPPSPDPPPPENTTQLEGVVGAVTRVEDRVKIFLAVLIWMSLFFWVTVVDGMGKGKGKKGSRFK, encoded by the exons ATGGCGACAGCTTTGTTCAACACGACCAGAAGCTCTAACCTCTACCACCACCACTCAGTTCTCCCTCCGTTCTCCCAACGGTTTCACCTCCACCGTCAAAATTTCTTCTTTCTAGCGACTCCTCGCTGCTTACGCCGTCTCGCCGTCGTTGGTGGCCCTCCATCTCCTCCGAGTCCTGATCCGCCTCCGCCTGAGAACACCACTCAGCTCGAAG GTGTTGTGGGAGCTGTGACAAGGGTTGAAGACCGCGTAAAGATCTTCCTGGCAGTACTGATTTGGATGTCTCTCTTCTTCTGGGTTACAGTGGTCGATGGGATGGGTAAAGGAAAAGGGAAGAAGGGTTCTCGTTTCAAATAA
- the LOC103870144 gene encoding F-box/kelch-repeat protein At3g16740-like isoform X3 produces MGPLEEPNVGPVSFQGAFLPAGDFSKQPCLKMNNLSKDLLEDILSRVPKTSLRKLLSTYKKWNTLSKDETFTKKHLAQSPPRTSKGTLISLNSSDKLGITQVYHCEGLLLCVTEDYTRLVLWNPYTGEARWICVDHSKYAHALGFEEGNSCRAYKVLRFAHRVHEIYYVSSDSWRVLDVTPDWKMEVDGESNSNNYGVSLKGNVYWFAQDKEAGGNVPGFLLCFDFTTERFAPRLPLPFESYFEDEVTLSSVGEEQLAVLFQNLHTYEMEVWVTTKIEPDGVSWSKFLAVATHLVSVL; encoded by the exons ATGGGCCCACTTGAAGAGCCCAATGTTGGCCCAGTGTCATTTCAAGGTGCTTTCTTGCCGGCAGGAGACTTTTCGAAGCAACCTTGTCTGAAAATGAACAATCTTTCAAAGGACTTGTTGGAGGATATCCTCTCTAGGGTTCCGAAGACATCTCTGAGAAAACTCCTATCTACTTACAAAAAGTGGAACACTTTATCCAAAGATGAGACCTTTACAAAGAAGCACCTTGCTCAATCACCACCAAGAACAAGTAAAG GTACTCTCATTAGCCTGAACAGTTCAGATAAACTCGGTATCACTCAGGTATATCACTGCGAGGGTTTACTGTTATGCGTCACTGAAGACTACACAAGGCTCGTGCTTTGGAACCCTTATACAGGGGAAGCTCGGTGGATATGCGTTGATCATAGTAAGTATGCTCATGCTCTCGGATTCGAAGAGGGCAACTCGTGCCGTGCGTATAAAGTCTTGAGATTTGCTCATCGTGTGCATGAGATATACTATGTAAGCTCTGATTCTTGGAGGGTTCTTGATGTCACTCCAGACTGGAAGATGGAAGTGGACGGTGAGTCTAATTCTAATAACTATGGCGTGTCTCTGAAGGGAAACGTGTACTGGTTCGCTCAAGACAAGGAAGCAGGAGGAAACGTTCCCGGTTTTTTACTCTGTTTTGATTTCACAACAGAGAGGTTTGCTCCGCGTTTGCCTCTGCCGTTTGAGTCTTACTTTGAAGATGAGGTGACTCTATCTAGTGTTGGAGAAGAGCAGCTTGCTGTGTTGTTTCAGAACTTGCATACGTATGAGATGGAGGTATGGGTTACGACCAAGATTGAGCCTGATGGGGTGTCTTGGAGCAAGTTCTTGGCGGTCGCCACTCACTTGGTTTCAGTTCTTTAG
- the LOC103869880 gene encoding probable polygalacturonase At3g15720 isoform X2: protein MQTKAWFLNFSVFILKIFAYSKALDVTQYGAFGDGVTDDSQAFLKAWEAVCSGTGDGQLIVPAGMSFMLQPLKFQGSCKPTPIAVQILGTLVASSRGEWKGDKNQWILFSDIEGLVVDGNGKINGQGSSWWQHKGSRPTGLKFKNCNNLRLRGLTHVDSAMAHIHINGCNDVTISNLRINAPESSPNTDGIDIAASSNVVIQDCVIATGDDCIAINSGTANIRISGIDCGPGHGISIGSLGKDEGVASVEDICVQNCNFRGTMNGARIKTWPGGSGYARRITFNGITLDNVENPIIIDQHYKHEDSDKSTDDKSSAVEVSKVVYSNFVGTSKSEYGVNFRCSERAPCTEIFMKDVKIKTASSGMGQVAQGQCLNVRGGVTTLAVPGLECLALSTDWGTLPEQACMLPQQSGQPDTRPSQDPLWVIWVYGSGGKHLGVYSVVLTSLINLFWF from the exons ATGCAGACGAAGGCTTGGTTCTTAAACTTTTCAGTGTTCATTCTCAAGATCTTCGCATATTCGAAAGCTTTGGATGTTACTCAATATGGAGCTTTTGGAGATGGAGTTACAGACGATTCTCAG GCGTTCTTGAAAGCCTGGGAAGCTGTTTGTAGCGGGACCGGAGATGGGCAGCTTATCGTTCCGGCAGGAATGTCATTTATGTTACAGCCCTTGAAGTTTCAAGGTTCTTGCAAACCGACCCCTATTGCTGTTCAG ATCTTGGGCACTCTCGTTGCATCGAGTAGAGGGGAATGGAAAGGAGACAAAAACCAATGGATTCTCTTCTCAGACATAGAAGGGCTTGTGGTTGATGGTAACGGCAAAATAAACGGCCAGGGTTCGAGCTGGTGGCAACACAAAGGTTCTAGACCAACC GGATTGAAGTTCAAGAACTGCAACAATCTTAGACTTCGTGGCTTAACTCACGTAGATAGTGCGATGGCACACATTCACATAAACGGTTGCAACGATGTAACCATCTCAAATCTCCGGATAAATGCACCAGAATCAAGTCCTAACACCGATGGCATCGATATAGCCGCTTCATCCAATGTTGTCATCCAAGACTGCGTAATCGCCACTG GTGACGATTGCATTGCTATAAACTCGGGGACGGCTAACATCAGAATCTCCGGTATAGATTGCGGACCAGGCCATGGAATAAG CATAGGAAGCTTAGGAAAAGATGAAGGGGTAGCTTCAGTGGAGGATATATGTGTCCAAAACTGTAACTTTAGAGGAACTATGAATGGAGCTAGGATCAAAACCTGGCCG GGAGGATCTGGATACGCAAGAAGGATTACTTTCAATGGAATTACTCTAGATAATGTCGAGAATCCAATCATTATCGATCAGCATTACAAACATGAAGATTCTGATAAATCCACTGATGATAAG TCCTCGGCGGTGGAAGTGAGCAAAGTTGTGTATAGTAACTTCGTGGGGACGTCCAAATCAGAGTACGGTGTTAACTTTAGGTGCAGCGAGAGAGCACCATGCACAGAGATATTTATGAAAGATGTGAAAATAAAAACGGCATCATCAGGAATGGGACAAGTAGCGCAAGGACAGTGTTTAAACGTGAGAGGCGGTGTGACAACACTTGCGGTACCAGGTTTGGAGTGTTTAGCACTTTCCACAGATTGGGGGACACTGCCGGAACAAGCTTGTATGTTGCCGCAGCAATCAGGGCAGCCAGATACACGACCGTCGCAAGATCCGTTATGGGTAATATGGGTTTATGGAAGCGGAGGAAAACATTTAGGAGTATATAGTGTCGTATTAACTTCATTAATTAATCTCTTTTggttttaa
- the LOC103869877 gene encoding phospholipase D alpha 1: MAQHLLHGTLHATIYEVDDLHTGGLRSGFFGKILANVEETIGVGKGETQLYATIDLQRARVGRTRKIKDEAKNPKWYESFHIYCAHLASDIIFTVKDDNPIGATLIGRAYVPVDQILHGEEVDQWVEILDNDRNPIHGGSKIHVKLQYFGVEADRNWNQGIKSAKFPGVPYTFFSQRQGCKVSLYQDAHIPDNFVPRIPLAGGKNYEPQRCWEDIFDAISNAQHMIYITGWSVYTEIALVRDSRRPKPGGDMTVGELLKKKASEGVRVLLLVWDDRTSVDVLKKDGLMATHDEETENFFRGSDVHCILCPRNPDDGGSIVQNLQVSAMFTHHQKIVVVDSEMPSQGGSQMRRIVSFVGGIDLCDGRYDTPFHSLFRTLDTVHHDDFHQPNFPGAAITKGGPREPWHDIHSRLEGPIAWDVLYNFEQRWSKQGGKDILVKLRELSDIIITPSPVMFQEDHDVWNVQLFRSIDGGAAAGFPESPEAAAEAGLVSGKDNIIDRSIQDAYIHAIRRAKDFIYIENQYFLGSSFAWAADGITPEDINALHLIPKELSLKIVSKIEKGEKFRVYVVVPMWPEGLPESASVQAILDWQRRTMQMMYKDIVQALRAQGLEEDPRNYLTFFCLGNREVKKEGEYEPAERPDADSSYMRAQEARRFMIYVHTKMMIVDDEYIIIGSANINQRSMDGARDSEIAMGGYQPHQLSHRQPARGQIHGFRMSLWYEHLGMLDETFLDPSSVECIEKVNRISDKYWDLYSSESLEHDLPGHLLRYPVDVDAEGDVTEFPGFEFFPDTKARILGTKSDYLPPILTT, translated from the exons ATGGCGCAGCATCTGTTGCATGGGACTTTGCACGCTACGATCTATGAAGTTGATGACCTCCACACTGGTGGACTCAGGTCCGGCTTCTTCGGCAAG attCTGGCAAATGTAGAAGAGACCATTGGTGTTGGCAAAGGAGAAACACAGCTATACGCAACGATCGATCTCCAAAGAGCCAGAGTTGGTCGAACAAGAAAGATCAAGGACGAAGCCAAGAACCCAAAATGGTACGAGTCCTTCCACATCTACTGCGCCCACTTGGCTTCCGACATCATCTTCACCGTCAAGGACGACAACCCCATAGGCGCCACCCTCATCGGTAGAGCCTACGTCCCCGTCGACCAAATCCTCCACGGCGAGGAAGTCGACCAGTGGGTTGAGATATTAGACAACGACAGAAACCCCATCCACGGAGGGTCCAAGATCCACGTGAAGCTCCAGTACTTCGGCGTCGAGGCGGATCGTAACTGGAACCAAGGTATCAAGAGCGCTAAGTTCCCTGGAGTGCCTTACACGTTCTTCTCCCAGAGGCAGGGATGCAAAGTCTCTCTCTACCAAGACGCTCACATCCCTGATAACTTCGTCCCGAGGATCCCTCTCGCTGGTGGGAAGAACTACGAGCCTCAGAGGTGCTGGGAGGATATTTTCGACGCGATAAGCAACGCGCAGCACATGATTTACATCACTGGATGGTCTGTGTATACTGAGATTGCCTTGGTTAGAGACTCCAGGAGGCCAAAGCCTGGTGGAGACATGACGGTCGGCGAGCTGCTTAAAAAGAAAGCTAGCGAAGGTGTTAGGGTTCTTCTCCTTGTGTGGGATGATAGAACATCCGTCGATGTGTTGAAGAAAGACGGTCTCATGGCTACTCACGATGAAGAAACGGAGAACTTCTTCAGAGGAAGCGACGTTCATTGTATTCTCTGTCCTCGTAACCCTGATGACGGTGGCAGCATAGTGCAAAACTTGCAGGTCTCAGCCATGTTCACGCACCATCAGAAGATCGTTGTTGTGGACAGCGAGATGCCGAGTCAAGGAGGTTCGCAGATGAGGAGGATCGTGAGTTTTGTCGGTGGGATTGATCTATGTGATGGACGCTACGACACTCCATTCCACTCCTTGTTCAGGACGTTGGACACTGTCCACCACGATGACTTCCACCAGCCTAACTTCCCCGGCGCCGCCATCACCAAAGGCGGGCCGAGGGAGCCTTGGCACGACATCCACTCTCGCCTCGAAGGTCCCATTGCTTGGGATGTTTTGTACAACTTCGAGCAGAGGTGGAGCAAGCAAGGTGGTAAAGACATTTTGGTGAAGCTGAGGGAGCTTagtgatatcatcatcacaccTTCTCCCGTTATGTTCCAAGAGGATCACGACGTGTGGAACGTGCAGCTGTTTAGATCCATCGACGGTGGAGCTGCTGCTGGTTTCCCCGAGTCGCCTGAAGCTGCTGCTGAAGCTGGTCTTGTTAGTGGTAAGGATAACATCATTGATAGAAGCATCCAAGATGCTTACATTCACGCTATCCGTCGCGCGAAAGACTTCATCTACATTGAGAATCAGTACTTCCTTGGAAGCTCCTTTGCTTGGGCAGCTGATGGTATCACTCCTGAGGACATCAACGCTCTTCACTTGATCCCAAAGGAGCTGTCCTTAAAGATCGTGAGCAAGATTGAGAAAGGAGAGAAGTTTAGAGTGTATGTTGTGGTGCCGATGTGGCCAGAAGGTCTTCCGGAGAGTGCATCAGTGCAAGCTATATTGGATTGGCAGAGGAGGACCATGCAGATGATGTATAAGGATATTGTTCAGGCTCTGAGGGCCCAGGGCTTAGAGGAAGATCCTAGAAACTATCTGACGTTCTTCTGTCTTGGAAACCGTGAGGTTAAGAAAGAGGGAGAGTATGAGCCTGCAGAGAGACCAGACGCTGACTCGAGCTATATGAGGGCACAAGAAGCACGTCGCTTCATGATCTACGTCCACACCAAAATGATGATTG TTGACGAtgaatatattatcattggatCTGCTAACATCAACCAGAGGTCGATGGATGGTGCAAGGGACTCTGAGATAGCAATGGGAGGCTACCAACCACATCAATTGTCGCATAGACAACCAGCTCGTGGACAGATCCATGGGTTCCGCATGTCACTCTGGTACGAACACCTAGGAATGCTCGATGAGACCTTCCTCGATCCATCAAGCGTGGAATGCATTGAGAAAGTTAACCGCATTTCTGACAAGTATTGGGACTTATACTCGAGCGAGTCACTCGAACATGACCTTCCCGGTCACTTGCTACGCTACCCTGTTGATGTAGACGCTGAAGGTGACGTCACTGAGTTTCCCGGATTTGAGTTCTTCCCTGACACAAAGGCTCGTATCCTTGGAACCAAATCTGACTACTTGCCTCCAATCCTTACAACCTAG